Genomic DNA from Methanofollis sp. W23:
CGCAGTTGTAGCCCTTGAGGTATCAGAAAGCCAAAAGCATATGATTGAGCCTATTACAGAATGTTTGAATGATGCCCAGATACATGCTTATGATATAGAGTGGGAAACGTCTGCAATTCTTTTAAATAGCAAAGTGATTGGCTTTTCTATGTATGGTGTGTGGCACGACAGCAAAGGAAAAGATGAAGACGAAGTTTGGCTTGACCGTTTTATGATTGACCAGAAATATCAAGGCAAAGGCTACGGGAAATTGGCATTAAGAGAATTGATCGCTATGCTTACTGCAAAATACCATTGTGATGACATATACCTTTCTGTATATGAAAATAATCAATCGGCCATTGCTTTGTATAAAAAAACAGGTTTTAGATTTAATGGAGAAAAAGATGAAAATGGTGAACATGTTATGGTTCTTGAAATGTAATGAGTGAAATGAAGAAAGTGTATAGTTTGTGTATGGGAAGTGGATATACGGCTTTGTAGATCCCCTCACTTCTTCTCGGTGCAAGGGTGATTCAATCACCTTCCCACACAATCACGCCGGGGGCGAGTGCCGCCCGGGCCCCCGGCCCACCGGGACCACGATAGGGCCGGGAAGGCACCATCAATGACCATGAAGAGGGATTGCCGTCCTCTGCCTATCCTCGTGGGGGGGTCTGGGGGGCGGCCAAGCCCTCCGCCAGAGAACGATCAAGAGGATTTCTACAGAACCTATTTTGTATTTTCTTCACCGGGAATTTTCGAATCTCTGTGTTCGTGAACTCAGCGATATCCAGGTCTGTGGTATCGGGGATGAACCGAGTTCACGCATACACGAGTTGACACCCTCGCCGGACCCGCACCAGGATGAGGGAAGAGGATCCATACCGCCTGGAATCGATTTCCTGTACCCGTCCTGGACCCCACCTGGACCGTCAGGCCGAAACCTCCATGAAGGGGGAGCGGCCATGACCCCTCCAGTACAGGAGATGAATCAGACCATGACCGAGACCGTCCCCTATGAGATCACCGGCACGGCAGGAGCGATCGAGTTCCGGACCTATCCCGCCCTGGTGCTCGCCACCGTCGAGAGTGCCGGGGATGACCCCGGGTTCAACCTGCTCTTCAGTTATATCTCGGGGAACAACGCCCCCCGGCATACCATCTCGATGACTGCGCCGGTCATCACCGCCACGAAGATCCCGATGACCGCCCCGGTCGTCTCTGATGCGAGCACGATCTCGTTTGTGATGCCCCCAGGGAAAAACCTCGACGAGGTTCCCGAACCCCTGGACGACCGGGTGCGGATCGTGCCGGTGCCCGAACGGGAGGTTGCCGTTATCCGGTTCAGGGGAACTGCGTCGCAGGAAGAAGTGGAGGCGGCAGAGGCGCGGCTGCGGGACGGACTCGAAGAGGCCGGGGTCGAACCGGTGGGAGAGGCGTTTCTGATGCGCTACAACCCGCCCTGGGTGCCGGGGGTTCTCAGGCGAAACGAGGTGGGGATCGAGATCAGACGCTGAGACCGCCGCCCTTGCCCCTCGCCTGGCCCCTGGCGAAGAAGAATGGGTGGCAGTGAGCGCCTGAGCGCGGGGGCCCTTGTGCCGATGAGTTCTGGAAAATATGGTGTGCCTGATGAAAACTTGATCCTTATCCTTGCGTTTGATGAACGAACAGAGATCGAGTCATCGTGCCGCCCCTGCCTATCTTCTGTCCGTGGGGGTCAGGGGCGGCACTCGCCCCTCACTCCAGCATCTCGGTCCGCTCGGGCGTCCAGGCCGGGTCGACGAAACTGAGCACCGTCGAGTTCGTCGCCGCCACATTCCGATACCCCTTCACCTCGTCGGGCGGGACATATGCCGCACTCCCGGCCGCCACCCGCACCGCCCCGCCCCCTGCCGGGGTGAAGACCTCGACCTCGCCGTCGAGGACATAGACCACCTCCGACGAGCCGTTGAGCCGGTTGTATCTGATCGAGCCGCCAGGGAGGAGTTCGACGTAGGCGACGCTGTAGCCGATCGGGAGGCCCGCCTCCTCTGTCAGCACCGGGTTTGCAAGGGTGTAGATCCTCATATCCGCCCCGAGGTTCCACTCAGCCCCGGCCCTCGGGTCAGGGATGACGACTGGCACGCCGTCGGTCGTCCCCGCGAGGAGTGCGAGGTCGTCGCCCGAGATTTCGTTTTCCACCGTGAAGGGGGGTTCGATCACGTCGACGTACCGAAGATCGCGCTCCCCGACCGAAGCGATCGACTGGAGCACGCCTTCTGGCAGGAGCACGCTCTCGCCGGCACGAGCGGTCACGGTCTGGTTGTCGCACCTGATCTCGGCCTCGCCCGCAGTGAGGAAGACGAACTCGGTGCTCCCGGCCATCCGGTGCAGGGGCGTGGCATTGCCCGGCGGGATGACGACGGTCCCGAGGCTGTAGTTTGCCGGGATCTCAGGGGTCTCTTCTTCGCCGATGAGCCCTGCATATTCTCCGGCCCCCTCTGCTGACGGCGTCGGGGAGACGCACCCGGCAGAGAGGAGGAAGCAGATGAGGATGAGGAGGACCGTCCTGTGCATGGGGGGAGGGAGTCTGTCAGGGGAGATAAATGATCCGCCCGAGAGGGGTAGGGGTTACAGGTCGGTGGAAAAATGTGAGAGCCATCACCTGGACTGAACTCATCTCTGACGTATTTCCCAGGCATGCCCATTATTCATAATACTACGTTCTGGGTGTCAGGGTGAAGGCGACAATATTCTCTGTATTTTCGGCCTTGTAGAATTTCTCTAGATAGCCATCTCGGCGGGGGGCACTCGCCCCTCGCCCCCGGCGCGACACGATAGGGGGTGGACTGCAACCTCTCTTTAAGGATCGTTTCTCCGCCTTCCGCCCCAATCTTCATTCTGGGGGACGATCTATGATCTTCGAGGAACCCCCGGCACGATGTAGAGGGGGACAGGTGATCAGAAGAGAATTCTCACCGCGCCATGAGGGTCTCTACAGCGTCATTCTTTTGGTTCTGTAGAAATCCTCTTGATGAATCTCTCTGTCAGGGGGCTTGGCCGCCCCCCGAACCCCCCCGCCCCACGATAGGTCGAGGACGGCAACACTCTCTTGATGGTCATCAATTCTGCCTTCCCGACCCTATCGTGGTTCCGGGGGGTCCGGGGGCAGCGCCCCCTGCCAAAGGGGTAGGAAGGCGGGAGACACACGTCTCCCCCACACAAGAGGTGAGGATTTCTACAGCGCCATTTTTTCATATCTTTTTTTCTCGATGGTGATCGTCTCCGTCTTTTTTCCACGCACTCCCTGACGGACCGGGATAATTGTCCGGCACTCGGATCGTCGGCGCATGATCTGATCCCGGTCTGGAGGTCACGCGTAGATACAGAAGGGCGCCGGGGGGAGGAGAGATGCCCTGAGTTTTTTTCCTTCGCCCCGCTCACGCAACGTATAAATACCATCATCCGTCTCATTCACCCCGCGCTGCTCCAGATTATATTCTCATGGTTCTATCATCCCTTGTGTGCGGTGTCGACGAGTCGTCGCCTCTTCGAGGGCGCTCAGCGGGGCCCACGCAGGAGAGAACAACCATGCGAAGACGATCGCAGATAAAAGATCAGGGGGGTGCCGCGACGGCTCCTGACCGGAGAGTCGGCAGCCCCCGCGACCACCTGTGCGCCGACCCCGGACCGACGCCGACGGCGCCCGGCGAAGCGATCGAGTTCGTCGACCCTGTCCCCCTCGACCTGGTCCAGACAGTGCTTACCAGGGAGATGCGGCGGCTCAGGGGGGCGATCTCTGAGATGCATGTGCAGCGCACCCGCGGGCATGTCTATCTGATCATGCTGGTGGTGCGGACCGGGGTGGGAGCATGAACGGGAGACTCTGTCCTGGCGCCGATGGCGGGCTCCACCTCTTCCTCGGCGATCGGCATTTTCTGATCGCACACGAGGACGTGCGGGCCCTTCTCTTCTCAGGGCATGTGGTGCCGGTGACTGACGATGGCACATGTGCACCCAGGATGCACCGGGATGGCACCGCAGATGTGCAGGAGAAGAAGACGGAGGAACGGCCCCAGAGTACCTATTCTAAAGAGAGGAGAGAGATCTCTCTCTCTCATAGTACTAGATTGCACCAGATCGAGCGCACACACCCCACCTCTGATCGGTCCTGGTCTGAGGGTAGGGGTGTGTGCGATCGGGGTGCGGGTGCACGTGACGGGGAAAAACCTGGCGAGGGGTCAGTGATACGCAATCACGGCCATACATCATCTCCGTTCATCGACAATGCCGGAGTGCACCCAGGTGCAATCCGGTGCACCGGTGCACGCCCGCCTGTCCTGCTCCCTGGCGTCCTGGACCACCGGGAGTTCAGGCGGGTGCGCACCGACCTGGGGCGATGCGGTGTCTGCGGAGAGGGCCGGGCGGTCTTTCGCTCGGCCGACGGGCATGTGGTGCTCTGCGAGCGGTGTTATGCCGGACTGGTGCGAGAAGGAAATATGAAGGGCAGGAGGTCGAGCGGATGATCCCCCTCCTCGACCCGCTCCTCGCACCGGCGGTGGTGCTCGGGATGGCCGGGGCGGTGCTGGTGGCGTCCCGGAGCGTGAGGACGCGGATGGCGGGTTTTGGGGCGTGGATGGTCGGAAACGCCCTGTGGGTAGCGCACGGGATCGGGAGCGGGGACGCCTACGTGACGGTGATGTTTGCGTTTTACTGGGTGACGGCGGTGATGGGGGTGGTGAATTGTGGGGAAAGACCCGGCCCATTCTCGTGAGAGCCCTATTCCTCTCTCCCCTCCTCGGGTTCCCCCCGTCAAGAGAGGACGCCTTCTCAGAAACCGCACGGCGACCGGTGTCACCGGTCAGCCCGGAACACGACGAATTCCTTCTGGTCAGACCGGAGGAACCTGTCGATCTCGTCCTGGGTGCGCTCGTCGGTCTCGGTGAAGAGGAAGCCGAAGACCGGGTACCTGCGGAAGTCGACCGGGCGCCACTCGAGCGGGCGGGTAAAGGTCGCGAGGAACCGGTCGGCATCGAACCCCTCGATCTCGGCCGGGTCGATCCCGTCGGGGCGTTTCACGACCAGCAGGGAGTACCTCCTGCCCGCGTCTTCGCAGAGGATGCGGTCCCAGTCGGGTGCACGCTCTTCGAAGAAGGAGCGGTAGACGTTGATGTCGTAGGCGTGCAGCGCGAGGTCGGTCGTGCACCACCCGGCGAACCTGAGCGGGTTCAACTCGATCGGGACCATGGCGCCGTCGTCGTCGACCCTGAGTTCGATATGGAACGGGAAGGCGGTGAGGTCGGCGAGGGTGTTGATCTCTTTGAGCAGTCTGAGGACCGGGTCGAGGTATTCCCTGACGACCGCCGCCGAGGTGACGTAGACCTTGTCGTCCACGTCGTCGGCCGCGGAGAAGTCGTGCCTGAGGATGTCCAGGACCACCGGGGTGCCGTCAGAGGTATAATAGGCGTCCACGGCGATTTCGGTGCCGTCGATCTGCTCTTCGATGATGAACCGCCCCGAATCGCAGACTTCAGGAGGATAGTGCGCCCTGATCTCGTCGATCTCATGCGTGAGCGAGGCGAGCACGCGGGCCCAGTCGGCGTCGGTCGCGACGGTGTAGACCCCGGCGCTGAAGAACCCGACTGCGGGTTTGATGACGAAGGGTCTGGGGAGTGCGGAGATGTCAAGGTCGTCCAGTCGGTCGGCCGCGACTTCGCGGTAGAAAAAATCTGGGTAGAGGGGCCTGAGCATCTCCCGAAACTTCACCTTGTCTTTGCAGCGGTCGATTTGCGCCGGGAGGCCGGTGAACCCGAGGTGGTCTTTGATCCAGGCGATGGACTGTTCCGAGTTGGTGTAGACCCGGTACCCGCTCTTCGTCGTCTCCTCCTGCATCCTGGCGACGAAGGCGTCGTCTGAGAGGAGGACGGTTCCGTCGGGAAGATCCAGATTTTTCGAGGTCTGGTTCGCGAGGACGGGCAGGTGCATCGCGGCGACGGTCTCGATGAGGAGGCGGGAGACGTAGGGTTCTTCAAGG
This window encodes:
- a CDS encoding heme-binding protein; its protein translation is MTPPVQEMNQTMTETVPYEITGTAGAIEFRTYPALVLATVESAGDDPGFNLLFSYISGNNAPRHTISMTAPVITATKIPMTAPVVSDASTISFVMPPGKNLDEVPEPLDDRVRIVPVPEREVAVIRFRGTASQEEVEAAEARLRDGLEEAGVEPVGEAFLMRYNPPWVPGVLRRNEVGIEIRR
- a CDS encoding cupin domain-containing protein; its protein translation is MHRTVLLILICFLLSAGCVSPTPSAEGAGEYAGLIGEEETPEIPANYSLGTVVIPPGNATPLHRMAGSTEFVFLTAGEAEIRCDNQTVTARAGESVLLPEGVLQSIASVGERDLRYVDVIEPPFTVENEISGDDLALLAGTTDGVPVVIPDPRAGAEWNLGADMRIYTLANPVLTEEAGLPIGYSVAYVELLPGGSIRYNRLNGSSEVVYVLDGEVEVFTPAGGGAVRVAAGSAAYVPPDEVKGYRNVAATNSTVLSFVDPAWTPERTEMLE
- a CDS encoding ATP-grasp domain-containing protein; amino-acid sequence: MIILEEPYVSRLLIETVAAMHLPVLANQTSKNLDLPDGTVLLSDDAFVARMQEETTKSGYRVYTNSEQSIAWIKDHLGFTGLPAQIDRCKDKVKFREMLRPLYPDFFYREVAADRLDDLDISALPRPFVIKPAVGFFSAGVYTVATDADWARVLASLTHEIDEIRAHYPPEVCDSGRFIIEEQIDGTEIAVDAYYTSDGTPVVLDILRHDFSAADDVDDKVYVTSAAVVREYLDPVLRLLKEINTLADLTAFPFHIELRVDDDGAMVPIELNPLRFAGWCTTDLALHAYDINVYRSFFEERAPDWDRILCEDAGRRYSLLVVKRPDGIDPAEIEGFDADRFLATFTRPLEWRPVDFRRYPVFGFLFTETDERTQDEIDRFLRSDQKEFVVFRADR